CACGACGGTGTTGATGAGGAAGATCCCACGTCGGCAGACATCCTGCACGCCGTGATCGAGAGCCTTGAGCAGTTCGCCTGGATGGTGTCTGCGGAGAAGCGCACCCCGGCGAAGAGTACGGCGCGCGCGAAGGCCGCGTCCAAAGGCTGACAACGCACGCGACAACAAGGAACGCCGCGGCCCCCTCGGAGGCCGCGGCGTTCCTTGTCTCAGATCAGACGGTCTGCGCGAGGACGGCGAAAGACACCGCGCCCTCATCGTCGACCGCGGCATCGAGGACCTTGTCGGAGAGAGCGACGGCCGCCTGCTCCTCCAGGAAGATACGTGCGCCGGACGCCTCGACGATGGCATCGGCGGCCTCCGGTGCGGAGGCGACGTCGACGGCGAATCGTGCTGCGCCGTCTGCTCCCGGTTCATCCGTCGTGTGGATTCGCAGTCCTGCCTCAGAGGCGCTGCTGCGTCGGCTGACGAGCGTCGAGACGATCGCGGTGGCGTTGTCGGTCAGAGTGAGCATGCTGCTGTCCTTCCGGTTGCGTGAGCGATGCGGATGCATCGCCTGCATTCCACGGTTGTCGAGGCCGAGAGCTCTCACAACCCGCACGCGCCCATTCGGAGGGCTTTCACACGAAGCCCGGATCGCCCGTGCAAGAATCCGCGCGCGTCCGCACGCGGGCGGGTATCGCGGGCTACCATTCGGGGCATGAAGCACCCCGAGCGCAGGCAGGTCCGGTGGCGGGCGAGTGCGTCGGCACTGGGCGGAGTCGTCGTCGGGATCGCGGCCGGATCCGTCGGGGGAATCGCCGCGGGCATCGTCGCCGGGTGGGGAACGCTGGCGGTCGTCAACGTGGTCTGGGTTCTCCTCGAGGTTTGGCGCATGGATGCGGCCCAGACACGCGCTCATGCGACGGCGGAGGACCCTGGCCGACGCACAGCGAGATTGATCGCCACGATCGGAAGTGGCGTCAGTCTTGCGGCCGTCGTTCTGGTCGTCGTGCAGGCGCGCAACGCACAGGGCATCGACGCGCTCGCGCTCGCGGGAATCGCGATCCTCAGCGTCGTGGCATCCTGGGCGCTCATCCAGGTCGACTACATGCTGAGGTACGCGCGCGTCTTCTATCAGGACGACCGCGGAGGGATCGACTTCGCGCAGCAGGAGGATCCGGAGTACACCGACTTCGCCTACTTCTCGGTGGGCCTCGGTATGACCTATCAGGTGGCGGACACGACGGTGCGTTCGAATGCGATTCGCCGCATCGTGATCGCGCAGACGCTTCTTGCCTACCTCTTCGGGGCGGTCATTCTCGCGACGATCATCAATCTCATTGCCACACTGGGCTGACGTCTCTAGTTGTCGGAGTCGCGTGCGCGCCGGTGTCGGATCGCCATCGGCACGACCAGCCACAGGATGAGGACGAGCAGGGACGACGCCACGAGAGTGATGAGTGCCGCCGTACGGTGCATCGTGAAGTCGATGATCAGCGTGGTCACGCCCACGCTCAGCGCACCGATCACCAGCAGATCGATCCGAACAATCAGCGCCGCATGCCGCACCAGAACGGGTTTCAGCTGCTTCCCGAACAGTGCGCGGTGCAGCCCCACCGGCGCAAGGGCGAGGACCGTCGCGAGCGCGGCCAGCAGCACCAGGATGACGTAGAGGCTCACCTGCGCGGCATCCAGCTCTGTGAATCGGGGCTGGAACGCAACGGCGAGCAGAAACCCCGTGAGGATCTGCGTACCGGTCTGCATGACGCGCAGTTCTTGAAGGAGCTCCTCCCAGTTGCGGTCGGCGCGCTCGATCGCCGTCTCCTGGCGGCCGTCATCGCGATCGTCGTGCCTGTGTTCGTCCGACTCCGAGGTCATGCCCTTATCTTGCCAGCGCATGGCGCGTCCGACGAGATGGTCTGGCGCTTGGCCCATGTGCGGAGGGAGCGGCGTAGCATGGGGGGATGACCACGCCGACCCCTCCTGCATCCGCACCCCTCACGACCCCGCTTCAGGCGCCGCCGGGGTCGCTGAACCTGCTGCCGGTCGATGAGACGGCAGGCGGATGCTGTGGCGGAGGCGCCTGCAGCACAGGCCTCTGAGCCCATGACGACAGAGAACCCCCGCACACGGATGTGCGGGGGTTCTTTCGTGTGCGCGGTCAGTGACCGTGGCCTGCAGGAGCCTCAGCGGGGTTGTCGGCGGGCTTGCGGATGAAGAACGCGCCGACGATCGTGATCGTCGCGATGATCGCACCCAGCACGAAGGCCAGACGCGAGCCGTGCGCCACGGCCTCTGGGACGTGGCTGCCGCCGCCGGCGTTCACGGCGACCGTGAACACGGCCATCATCACGGCGATGCCCGCGGCACCGGCCACCTGCTGTACGGTGCCGATCACCGCGCTGCCGTAGGAGTAGAACTTCGGCTGCAGCGAGGCCAGCGCTGCCGTGAACAGCGGCGTGAACGACAGCGCGAGTCCGACCGAGAGCGCGGTCTGCGCCACGACGACGAGCCAGAGAGGCGTCGCCTCGGTGAACGACGTGAACAGCCACAGCATGCTCGCTGCCATGATCGCACCGGGAACCAGGAGGATCCGCGTGCCGTGCAGGTCGTAGATCCGGCCGATGAGCGGACCGAGCAGACCCATGGCCAGGGCGCCCGGCAGCGCGACGAGGCCTGCGTCCATCGCCGGCAGACCCATGGCGTTCTGCAGGAACAGCGGCACGACCGTGATCGATCCGAAGAAGGCGAGGGCCAGCAGGAACATCTGTGCCATCGACAGCGTGAAGTCGCGAGAGCGGAACACGCGCAGGTCGAGCAGCGCGTCATCCTTCTTCTGCAGTACGACCTGGCGCCAGAGGAACAGGGCGAGACCCACGACCCCGACACCCAGAGCGATGAGCAGCGGGGCGGGGGAGACGGCGGTGCCCGCGAGCGCGCCGATCTGGCTGAGGCCGAAGACAAGACCTCCGAAGCCGAGAGCCGACAGCAGGATCGAGAGCACATCGATGGGAGCATCCATCGTCTCGCCGACATTCGTCAGCCAGCGCCACCCGATGAAGAGCGCGACGAGCGCGATCGGGAGCACGATGAAGAAGATCGAGCGCCATCCGAGGTGGTCGAGCAGGAAGCCGGACAGCGTCGGGCCGATCGCCGGGGCGAGCGACATCACGATGCTCACCCGGCCCATCATGCGACCGCGCGCCGCGGGCGGCACGAGGTTCATGATGGTCGTCATAAGCAGCGGCATCATCATCGCGGTGCCCGCCGCCTGCACGACCCGTGCGACGAGGAGCATTTCGAAGCCGAAGGCGAGTGCCGCCATGAGCGTTCCCACTGAGAACAGCGAGAGCGCGGCGAGGAAGATCTGACGCGTCGTGAAGCGGCGCAGCAGGAATCCGGTGATCGGAATCACGACGGCCATCGTGAGCATGAAGGCGCTCGTGACCCACTGGGCGGCAAGCGGCGAGATGCCGAGGTCGTCCATGAGGTGCGGGATCGCGATGCCCATGGTCGTCTCGTTCAGGATCGCGACGAAGGCCGCGGTCAGCAGTACCCAGATCACGCGCATATCGCGACGCGGGATCAGGGTCTTGGGCTCCTCGGCGGAGGAGATCACGGGGGTCGCCCCGGTGTCGACAGCAGACAAGGATTCCTCCGGGAGAAAGTGTGGGATGGTGCACGAATGTGCGAAGACTTTCGAGGATAACGGCTCCGGGCGACATTTCATTCCGTCCTGAGCGAACCGCGTCACGACGTCCGACGGCCTGGCTACGCTGAAGGAATGAGCATGCATGGCGGCCCGGGCGGACGCGGCGGAGGATTCCGCGGAGTCGACGAGGCGGCGCAGAAGCGAGAGAACGCCGCCGCACCCGTGATCGAGAGACTCGGCGCGCGGGTCGTCGCGCTGTTCCGTCCCTACCTCGGACGCATCGTCATCACCGGTCTGCTCGTCATCGTCGGTGCAGCGATCGCTGTGATTCCGCCGTTGCTCGTCCAGCGCATCTTCGACGACGCGCTCTTCCCGGTCGAAGGCGGCGCGCCGCAGCTCAACCTGCTGGTGGTGCTCGTCTCCGTGATGATCGGGCTCTTCCTCCTCTCGGCCGGCCTCGGCGTCGCGCAGACCTGGTTCACCTCGACCGTCGGAAACAGCGTCACGGGTGACCTCCGCGTACGTCTGTTCGAGCATCTGCAGGCCATGGAGCTCGGGTTCTTCACGCGCACGAAGACTGGCGTCATCCAATCCCGGCTGCAGAACGATGTGGGCGGCGTCGCCGGTGTGCTCACGAACACCGTCACCAGCATCCTCGGCAATGTGGTCACCGTGATCGCATCGCTGGTGGCGATGATCCTCATCGACTGGCGCCTCACCCTGATCGCCGTCGTCCTGATGCCCTTCCTTGTGCTCGTGCAGCGCAAGGTCGGGCAGGTGCGTGCGCGCATCGCGGGCGAGACGCAGGAGTCGCTGTCCGAGCTCACCTCGATCACGCAGGAGACGCTGAGCGTCTCAGGCATGCTGCTGTCGAAGTCGTTCAACCGGCAGCGCACCGAGTCGTCCCGCTATCAGCGCGAGAACCGCAACCAGGTCGTGCTGCAGGTGCGGCGGGCCATGAGCGGGCAGGGTTTCTTCGCCGTCGTCCAGGTGATCATGGCGAGTGTTCCCGCTGTCATCTACCTCGTCTCCGGCTACCTGATCACGGGCGGCAGCGATGCCATCACCGCCGGGACGATCGTGGCTTTCACGACGGTGCAGGCGCGCCTGCTGCAGCCGCTCATGGGTCTCATGCGCGTCGCGCTCGACCTGCAGACGTCCAAGGCGCTGTTCGCGCGGATCTTCGAGTACCTCGACATGGTCCCGCAGATCCAGGATGCCCCGGGGGCGATCACCGTCGCCCAGGCTCCGGGGCCCCGTGGTCGCATCGAGTTCCGTGATGTGGTGTTCCGCTACCCGGATGCCACGGCCGACTCGCGCCCGACGCTGCAGGGGGTGTCGTTCGTCGCCGAGCCCGGACAGCACGTGGCCTTCGTGGGGCCGTCGGGCGCAGGAAAGACCACGATCCTGTACCTCGCCCCGCGCCTGTACGAGGTGCATGATGGGCAGGTCCTGTTCGGGGGCGCGGACGTGCGTGCTCTGACTCAGGCGTCGATCATCGACGACGTGGGCATCGTCTCGCAGGAGACGTACCTCTTCCATGCGACGATCCGCGAGAACCTGCTGTACGCGAAGCCCGACGCGACCGAGGACGAGCTGATCGCCGCGTGCACGGCGGCGAACATCCACCACATCATCGCGGGCTTCGAGCGCGGCTACGACACCGTGGTCGGTGAGCGCGGGTACCGACTCTCGGGTGGCGAGAAGCAGCGCATCGCGATCGCACGGGTGCTTCTGAAGGATCCGCCCGTGCTTCTGCTCGACGAAGCGACCTCGGCCCTCGACACGGTGTCCGAGCGCGTGGTGCAGGAGGCTCTCGACGAGGCGGCGCGAGGACGCACGACGCTGTCGATCGCGCACCGCCTCTCGACGGTCATGGCCGCCGACGTCATCCATGTGCTGGAGGCGGGACGGATCGTCGAGTCGGGGACGCACCGTGAGCTCATCGCGCGGGGAGGGCTCTACTCCGACCTCGCGGCGCAGCAGCTGGCGGCGTCGCATGTCCTGCAGGACGAGGAACGGATCGCCGCGGAGAGCGACTGAGCACCGTCACCAGGTGAGGGCGTCCGCCAGGCTCGGATCCGGTCGGGCTTCTGCGAACTCAGGGAGCGTCTGCAGCCGGGTGAGGAAATCCTGAAGGAGCGCGGGGTACTCCGGGTCCGGATGCGTGTCCGCGATCTCGAGCAGCGGCGGGGCATCCATCGCGAGAATCAGGGCAAGCCGTGCACGCACGGCGTCTGTCGCGCCGGCATCCCGCAGCACCTCGATCCCACCCCACAGGGCGGTGAGATAGTCACGCAGGACCGCCACCTGGTTCTTGCCCTGAGAGAGGGAAGAGCCGTCGGCTCGCAGACGCCAGTGCACGAGGACGTCCGGGATCACATCGAACGCCCGCGCCCGCGTGTACATCAGCTGCGCGACGACCTGGTCCTCATAGGCGACCCCGGTGGGAAACCGCAGGTCCTGCCAGAACTCGGTCCGGCTGACCTTCGACCAGGCGACGATGTTCGCCGACGCATCCGGATGCTGCATCAGCGTGGTGGCGCGACGCTCGGGTGCGGTCGCAGCGGCCGTCCACGGCTGCACGCGTCCGGGGCGGTAGGCGATGCCGTCCCACCGCGAGCGCACGTAGGCACCGGCGACGAAGTCGCTGCCGGTTTCGCGGAGCGTCTGCGTCGTGCGTGCGATGGCGTCGCGGGTCAGCTCGTCGTCTGCGTCCAGAAACCCGAGGAACGGGGTGTCGACGTGTTCGAGTGCGAGGTTGCGTGCCGCACCCAGCCCGCGGGATTCACGATGTGACAGCAGAGTGAAACGGGGATCCCGCGCCGCGGCCTCGGCGAAGATCTCGCCGGTGGTGTCGACGGACCCGTCGTCGACCAGGAGTGCTCGCCAACGCGGCTCGGTCTGCGCCCGCAGTGAGTCGAGGGCGGCAGGGGCGAAGGGGGCGATGTCGCGACCGGGCACGATCATCGTGACGATCGGGGCAGAATCGGGCACGTTTCGAGTGTAGGCCGCTGAGGCGACGGTCAGCCGACGGCGGCGACGGATTCCGCGACGAGGCGTGCGAGCTGCAGAGGGGCGTCGGGGGAGAGCTGCTCTCGCCCGAACGTGAAGCGCAGAGACGTGTGCGCGACTTCGGGGGCGATGCCGAGAGCCAGCAGGACGGGGGAGGGCTCATCGCTGCCGGCGGCGCACGCCGAGCCGCTGGAGGAGACGACACCGCGTCGCTCGAGCTCCAGCAGAACGGACTCTCCGCTGGTTCCTGCGATCGTGAAGCTCGCCGTGGCGGGCAGCCGATGCACGGGATCGCCCGTGAGCCGGGCGGTGGGAACAAGACGCAGCACCTCGGTGATGAAGGCGTGGGTCGCCGCACGGACCCGATCGGCGACGTGCTCGCGCTCGATCTCCGCGAGCTCCAGTGCGGTGGCGAGACCCACAGCGCCCGCGACGTTCTCGGTGCCGGAGCGACGTCCGCGCTCCTGACCGCCGCCGTGGAGCAGCGGCTCCAGCGGCACGCGTCCACGCACGATGAGTGCGCCGATGCCCTGGGGGGCGCCGAGCTTGTGCCCGGCGATCGAGATCGCATCCGCACCGATCCCGGCGAGCGGCAGCCAGCCAGCGGATTGCACGGCGTCCAGATGGAGCGGAACGCGATGCTCCCGGGCGATCGCGGCCAGGGCTGTGGCATCCTGCACGGTGCCGATCTCGTTGTTCGCGTGCGCGAGCGAGATGAGTGCGGTGTCCTCTCGCACCGCGCCGCGGAGCGTATCCGGTTCGACACGACCGTGTGCGCCGAGCGGAAGGAGCGTGATCTCGACGCCGTGGAAACGACGCAGATACGACGCCGATGCCCGCAGCGATTCGTGCTCCATCGCGGTCGTGATGAGGTGCCGATGCCCGGATTCGAGCGCCGCCAGCACGATCCCCTTCATCGCGAGGTTGTTGGCCTCGGTGCCGCCGGAGGTGAAGACCACATC
The DNA window shown above is from Microbacterium keratanolyticum and carries:
- a CDS encoding Fe-S cluster assembly protein HesB, with protein sequence MLTLTDNATAIVSTLVSRRSSASEAGLRIHTTDEPGADGAARFAVDVASAPEAADAIVEASGARIFLEEQAAVALSDKVLDAAVDDEGAVSFAVLAQTV
- a CDS encoding DUF1345 domain-containing protein, which produces MKHPERRQVRWRASASALGGVVVGIAAGSVGGIAAGIVAGWGTLAVVNVVWVLLEVWRMDAAQTRAHATAEDPGRRTARLIATIGSGVSLAAVVLVVVQARNAQGIDALALAGIAILSVVASWALIQVDYMLRYARVFYQDDRGGIDFAQQEDPEYTDFAYFSVGLGMTYQVADTTVRSNAIRRIVIAQTLLAYLFGAVILATIINLIATLG
- a CDS encoding DUF6328 family protein, whose translation is MTSESDEHRHDDRDDGRQETAIERADRNWEELLQELRVMQTGTQILTGFLLAVAFQPRFTELDAAQVSLYVILVLLAALATVLALAPVGLHRALFGKQLKPVLVRHAALIVRIDLLVIGALSVGVTTLIIDFTMHRTAALITLVASSLLVLILWLVVPMAIRHRRARDSDN
- a CDS encoding MDR family MFS transporter — translated: MSAVDTGATPVISSAEEPKTLIPRRDMRVIWVLLTAAFVAILNETTMGIAIPHLMDDLGISPLAAQWVTSAFMLTMAVVIPITGFLLRRFTTRQIFLAALSLFSVGTLMAALAFGFEMLLVARVVQAAGTAMMMPLLMTTIMNLVPPAARGRMMGRVSIVMSLAPAIGPTLSGFLLDHLGWRSIFFIVLPIALVALFIGWRWLTNVGETMDAPIDVLSILLSALGFGGLVFGLSQIGALAGTAVSPAPLLIALGVGVVGLALFLWRQVVLQKKDDALLDLRVFRSRDFTLSMAQMFLLALAFFGSITVVPLFLQNAMGLPAMDAGLVALPGALAMGLLGPLIGRIYDLHGTRILLVPGAIMAASMLWLFTSFTEATPLWLVVVAQTALSVGLALSFTPLFTAALASLQPKFYSYGSAVIGTVQQVAGAAGIAVMMAVFTVAVNAGGGSHVPEAVAHGSRLAFVLGAIIATITIVGAFFIRKPADNPAEAPAGHGH
- a CDS encoding ABC transporter ATP-binding protein, yielding MHGGPGGRGGGFRGVDEAAQKRENAAAPVIERLGARVVALFRPYLGRIVITGLLVIVGAAIAVIPPLLVQRIFDDALFPVEGGAPQLNLLVVLVSVMIGLFLLSAGLGVAQTWFTSTVGNSVTGDLRVRLFEHLQAMELGFFTRTKTGVIQSRLQNDVGGVAGVLTNTVTSILGNVVTVIASLVAMILIDWRLTLIAVVLMPFLVLVQRKVGQVRARIAGETQESLSELTSITQETLSVSGMLLSKSFNRQRTESSRYQRENRNQVVLQVRRAMSGQGFFAVVQVIMASVPAVIYLVSGYLITGGSDAITAGTIVAFTTVQARLLQPLMGLMRVALDLQTSKALFARIFEYLDMVPQIQDAPGAITVAQAPGPRGRIEFRDVVFRYPDATADSRPTLQGVSFVAEPGQHVAFVGPSGAGKTTILYLAPRLYEVHDGQVLFGGADVRALTQASIIDDVGIVSQETYLFHATIRENLLYAKPDATEDELIAACTAANIHHIIAGFERGYDTVVGERGYRLSGGEKQRIAIARVLLKDPPVLLLDEATSALDTVSERVVQEALDEAARGRTTLSIAHRLSTVMAADVIHVLEAGRIVESGTHRELIARGGLYSDLAAQQLAASHVLQDEERIAAESD
- a CDS encoding glycosyltransferase family 2 protein gives rise to the protein MPDSAPIVTMIVPGRDIAPFAPAALDSLRAQTEPRWRALLVDDGSVDTTGEIFAEAAARDPRFTLLSHRESRGLGAARNLALEHVDTPFLGFLDADDELTRDAIARTTQTLRETGSDFVAGAYVRSRWDGIAYRPGRVQPWTAAATAPERRATTLMQHPDASANIVAWSKVSRTEFWQDLRFPTGVAYEDQVVAQLMYTRARAFDVIPDVLVHWRLRADGSSLSQGKNQVAVLRDYLTALWGGIEVLRDAGATDAVRARLALILAMDAPPLLEIADTHPDPEYPALLQDFLTRLQTLPEFAEARPDPSLADALTW
- a CDS encoding cysteine desulfurase family protein, which produces MLYLDHAASSPLRPEVLAAMAPHLTGPVGNPSSHHTVGEAAAAVLSDARTRVARVLGMRASDVVFTSGGTEANNLAMKGIVLAALESGHRHLITTAMEHESLRASASYLRRFHGVEITLLPLGAHGRVEPDTLRGAVREDTALISLAHANNEIGTVQDATALAAIAREHRVPLHLDAVQSAGWLPLAGIGADAISIAGHKLGAPQGIGALIVRGRVPLEPLLHGGGQERGRRSGTENVAGAVGLATALELAEIEREHVADRVRAATHAFITEVLRLVPTARLTGDPVHRLPATASFTIAGTSGESVLLELERRGVVSSSGSACAAGSDEPSPVLLALGIAPEVAHTSLRFTFGREQLSPDAPLQLARLVAESVAAVG